The following are encoded in a window of Osmia bicornis bicornis chromosome 15, iOsmBic2.1, whole genome shotgun sequence genomic DNA:
- the LOC114877825 gene encoding solute carrier family 12 member 4 isoform X3, which translates to MERFRVTPANSTPQYVPQQQQSLDYDSPVNGTQLEHQHLVPKSPSECDGGGAGGDADSMVGGGNSEKKVEYETNLFLYNEEMEVRPRISTLLNSLSDYSNTIPAATDPDSKPPPAPGGARMGTLIGVFLPCIQNIFGVILFIRLTWVVGTAGAVQGFFIVLCCCCVTMLTAISMSAIATNGVVPAGGSYFMISRSLGPEFGGAVGMLFYTGTTLAAAMYIIGAVEIVLTYMAPSLSIFGDFTKDPSIMYNNFRVYGTCLLVVMGTIVFIGVKFVNKFATVALACVIFSIIAVYVGLFRNFYGNDSLKMCILGKRLLKDINVLTDCNKNTSGVLHQIYCGNSTKCDPYYLENNATIVNGIRGLASGVFLENIWDSFQEEGQLIAYGQDPKDIDVMSGNTYNQIQVDLTTTFTILIGIFFPSVTGIMAGSNRSGDLADAQKSIPIGTICAILTTSTVYLSCVLLFAGTVDNLLLRDKFGQSIGGKLVVANMAWPNQWVILIGSFLSTLGAGLQSLTGAPRLLQAIAKDSIIPFLAPFATSSSRGEPTRALVLTVLICQCGILLGNVDYLAPLLSMFFLMCYGFVNLACALQTLLRTPNWRPRFKYYHWSLSFLGLSLCIAIMFMTSWYYALLAMGMASCIYKYIEYHGAEKEWGDGIRGLALSAARYSLLRLEEGPPHTKNWRPQIMVLAKLTDDLVPKYRKLFAFASQLKAGKGLTIAVSCIEGDYIQNTGKTIAAKVNLRKTIVEEKVKGFVDVLVARDIIDGLSSLVQTTGLGGMKPNTVILGWPYRWKQSQEGLATWRPFLQTVRAVAAARMALLVPKGINFFPDSTEKVVGNIDVWWIVHDGGLLMLLPFLLKQHRTWKNCKMRIFTVAQMEDNSIQMKKDLKKFLYDLRIEAEVEIVEMMDSDISAYTYERTLMMEQRNQMLRELRLNKRETLGVVQAIVDHHHNVDAKIPTKVRFQEPGSQNSNAIDEAQEKLVNENETGKETEAGEGNETTEETKEGNDEETKLISGSPKQENKENTEKEEKENEEKNAENPDAKKPPITPDEGDVRRMHTSVKLNEVIVKKSKNAQLVILNLPGPPRDTKIERESNYMEYLEVLTMGLERVLMVRGCGREVITIYS; encoded by the exons gCGATGGCGGCGGCGCCGGAGGAGATGCCGACTCCATGGTGGGCGGCGGCAATTCCGAGAAGAAGGTGGAATACGAGACAAATCTCTTCCTCTATAAC GAAGAGATGGAAGTCCGGCCTCGTATTTCCACCTTGCTCAACAGTCTATCAGACTACAGCAACACTATCCCAGCCGCGACTGACCCGGACAGCAAGCCACCACCCGCCCCGGGTGGTGCACGGATGGGCACACTGATCGGTGTGTTCCTTCCTTGCATCCAGAACATCTTCGGTGTAATCCTATTCATCCGTTTGACTTGGGTGGTGGGTACAGCTGGTGCTGTTCAGGGTTTCTTCATTGTGCTCTGTTGTTGCTGTGTG ACGATGTTGACGGCTATCAGTATGAGCGCCATCGCGACCAACGGCGTGGTGCCTGCCGGGGGGTCCTACTTCATGATATCTAGAAGTTTGGGCCCGGAATTCGGTGGTGCCGTGGGGATGCTATTTTACACGGGCACCACTTTGGCTGCCGCTATGTACATCATCGGTGCCGTTGAAATCGTCCTG ACTTACATGGCACCCTCGCTCAGTATATTCGGGGACTTCACCAAGGATCCGAGTATCATGTACAATAATTTCAGGGTATACGGCACGTGTCTACTGGTGGTGATGGGCACCATCGTGTTCATCGGCGTAAAATTCGTCAACAAGTTCGCCACCGTTGCTCTCGCCTGTGTCATCTTCTCGATCATTGCCGTCTACGTGGGTCTGTTTCGTAACTTCTATGGAAACGACTCCCTTAA GATGTGTATTCTGGGTAAAAGATTGCTGAAAGACATCAACGTGTTAACGGATTGTAATAAGAATACCAGCGGTGTTTTGCATCAGATCTACTGTGGAAACAGCACCAAATGCGACCCTTACTACCTGGAGAATAATGCGACCATTGTTAATGGTATTCGTGGGCTGGCCAGTGGTGTATTCTTGG AAAACATATGGGACAGTTTTCAAGAGGAAGGACAACTGATTGCTTATGGACAGGATCCAAAGGACATTGACGTGATGTCAGGGAATACCTACAATCAGATCCAGGTTGATCTTACCACCACCTTTACCATTCTTATCGGTATATTCTTCCCTTCCGTCACAG GTATCATGGCCGGCTCTAATAGATCAGGTGACCTGGCAGATGCCCAGAAATCCATCCCAATCGGTACCATCTGCGCTATCTTGACAACTTCAACGGTGTATCTGTCCTGTGTTCTACTGTTCGCTGGTACAGTCGACAATCTCTTGTTGCGAGACAAATTCGGTCAGAGTATCGGTGGGAAACTGGTGGTGGCGAACATGGCATGGCCGAATCAGTGGGTGATCCTGATCGGTTCCTTCCTGTCCACCCTGGGCGCGGGTCTCCAATCGTTAACAGGAGCTCCGCGTTTGCTTCAAGCTATCGCCAAGGACAGTATCATCCCTTTCCTAGCGCCATTTGCTACCAGCTCAAGTCGTGGCGAACCTACGAGGGCTCTGGTATTGACAGTCCTCATCTGTCAGTGCGGTATCCTGCTCGGCAACGTCGACTACCTGGCTCCCTTGTTGTCCATGTTCTTCCTGATGTGCTATGGCTTCGTTAACCTGGCCTGCGCCCTGCAAACTCTCCTCAGGACACCCAACTGGCGACCCAGGTTCAAGTACTACCATTGGAGCCTCTCGTTCCTCGGCCTGTCCCTCTGTATCGCCATCATGTTCATGACCAGTTGGTACTACGCGCTGTTAGCCATGGGGATGGccagctgtatttataaatacatcGAGTACCACGGAGCCGAGAAGGAATGGGGCGACGGTATCCGTGGTCTGGCTCTGTCAGCCGCTCGCTACTCGCTTCTGCGACTGGAAGAGGGTCCACCCCACACAAAGAACTGGAGACCACAAATCATGGTCTTGGCTAAACTGACCGATGACCTAGTGCCCAAGTATCGCAAGCTGTTCGCGTTCGCCAGTCAATTGAAGGCTGGTAAGGGTCTGACGATCGCTGTCAGCTGCATCGAAGGAGACTACATTCAGAACACTGGCAAGACTATAGCCGCGAAGGTGAATCTACGCAAGACGATCGTAGAAGAGAAGGTGAAGGGATTCGTCGACGTACTGGTGGCTAGGGACATCATTGACGGTCTGAGTTCGTTGGTTCAGACCACAGGACTGGGCGGAATGAAACCCAACACGGTGATCCTTGGCTGGCCTTACCGCTGGAAGCAATCGCAAGAAGGACTCGCAACATGGAGACCATTCCTCCAGACTGTCAGAGCAGTTGCAGCCGCTAGGATGGCTCTGTTGGTGCCCAAAGGAATCAACTTCTTCCCGGACTCAACGGAGAAAGTGGTTGGAAACATCGATGTCTGGTGGATCGTACACGACGGTGGTCTTCTGATGCTGTTGCCCTTCCTGCTGAAACAACATCGCACGTGGAAGAACTGCAAGATGAGGATCTTCACAGTAGCCCAAATGGAGGACAATTCTATTCAAATGAAGAAGGATTTGAAGAAGTTCTTGTATGATTTGAGAATCGAGGCTGAGGTGGAGATCGTAGAGATG ATGGATTCCGATATATCCGCCTACACGTACGAACGGACCCTGATGATGGAGCAGAGGAACCAGATGCTAAGGGAGCTGCGGTTGAACAAGAGGGAGACACTTGGAGTG GTGCAGGCGATCGTGGACCATCACCACAACGTGGACGCGAAGATCCCGACCAAGGTGAGATTCCAGGAGCCTGGTAGCCAGAATTCGAACGCGATCGACGAAGCCCAGGAGAAACTGGTGAATGAAAACGAGACAGGTAAAGAGACGGAGGCTGGAGAAGGAAACGAGACCACGGAGGAAACCAAAGAGGGCAACGACGAAGAGACAAAGCTGATCAGCGGCTCCCCGAAACAAGAGAACAAAGAAAACAcggaaaaggaagagaaggagAACGAGGAGAAGAATGCAGAGAACCCAGACGCAAAGAAACCTCCCATTACGCC TGACGAAGGCGACGTGAGACGTATGCACACCTCCGTAAAACTGAACGAAGTGATCGTGAAGAAGAGCAAAAACGCTCAGTTAGTCATTCTCAATCTACCTGGACCACCAAGGGACACTAAAATAGAACGCGAATCAAACT ACATGGAATATCTCGAGGTTCTCACCATGGGATTGGAAAGAGTGCTGATGGTACGAGGATGCGGACGGGAGGTGATCACCATCTACTCGTGA
- the LOC114877825 gene encoding solute carrier family 12 member 6 isoform X5 produces MSNSGAIPLLLVKKEQLVEGDGGGAGGDADSMVGGGNSEKKVEYETNLFLYNEEMEVRPRISTLLNSLSDYSNTIPAATDPDSKPPPAPGGARMGTLIGVFLPCIQNIFGVILFIRLTWVVGTAGAVQGFFIVLCCCCVTMLTAISMSAIATNGVVPAGGSYFMISRSLGPEFGGAVGMLFYTGTTLAAAMYIIGAVEIVLTYMAPSLSIFGDFTKDPSIMYNNFRVYGTCLLVVMGTIVFIGVKFVNKFATVALACVIFSIIAVYVGLFRNFYGNDSLKMCILGKRLLKDINVLTDCNKNTSGVLHQIYCGNSTKCDPYYLENNATIVNGIRGLASGVFLENIWDSFQEEGQLIAYGQDPKDIDVMSGNTYNQIQVDLTTTFTILIGIFFPSVTGIMAGSNRSGDLADAQKSIPIGTICAILTTSTVYLSCVLLFAGTVDNLLLRDKFGQSIGGKLVVANMAWPNQWVILIGSFLSTLGAGLQSLTGAPRLLQAIAKDSIIPFLAPFATSSSRGEPTRALVLTVLICQCGILLGNVDYLAPLLSMFFLMCYGFVNLACALQTLLRTPNWRPRFKYYHWSLSFLGLSLCIAIMFMTSWYYALLAMGMASCIYKYIEYHGAEKEWGDGIRGLALSAARYSLLRLEEGPPHTKNWRPQIMVLAKLTDDLVPKYRKLFAFASQLKAGKGLTIAVSCIEGDYIQNTGKTIAAKVNLRKTIVEEKVKGFVDVLVARDIIDGLSSLVQTTGLGGMKPNTVILGWPYRWKQSQEGLATWRPFLQTVRAVAAARMALLVPKGINFFPDSTEKVVGNIDVWWIVHDGGLLMLLPFLLKQHRTWKNCKMRIFTVAQMEDNSIQMKKDLKKFLYDLRIEAEVEIVEMMDSDISAYTYERTLMMEQRNQMLRELRLNKRETLGVVQSLVDFNEVPAEENLPLVQAIVDHHHNVDAKIPTKVRFQEPGSQNSNAIDEAQEKLVNENETGKETEAGEGNETTEETKEGNDEETKLISGSPKQENKENTEKEEKENEEKNAENPDAKKPPITPDEGDVRRMHTSVKLNEVIVKKSKNAQLVILNLPGPPRDTKIERESNYMEYLEVLTMGLERVLMVRGCGREVITIYS; encoded by the exons gCGATGGCGGCGGCGCCGGAGGAGATGCCGACTCCATGGTGGGCGGCGGCAATTCCGAGAAGAAGGTGGAATACGAGACAAATCTCTTCCTCTATAAC GAAGAGATGGAAGTCCGGCCTCGTATTTCCACCTTGCTCAACAGTCTATCAGACTACAGCAACACTATCCCAGCCGCGACTGACCCGGACAGCAAGCCACCACCCGCCCCGGGTGGTGCACGGATGGGCACACTGATCGGTGTGTTCCTTCCTTGCATCCAGAACATCTTCGGTGTAATCCTATTCATCCGTTTGACTTGGGTGGTGGGTACAGCTGGTGCTGTTCAGGGTTTCTTCATTGTGCTCTGTTGTTGCTGTGTG ACGATGTTGACGGCTATCAGTATGAGCGCCATCGCGACCAACGGCGTGGTGCCTGCCGGGGGGTCCTACTTCATGATATCTAGAAGTTTGGGCCCGGAATTCGGTGGTGCCGTGGGGATGCTATTTTACACGGGCACCACTTTGGCTGCCGCTATGTACATCATCGGTGCCGTTGAAATCGTCCTG ACTTACATGGCACCCTCGCTCAGTATATTCGGGGACTTCACCAAGGATCCGAGTATCATGTACAATAATTTCAGGGTATACGGCACGTGTCTACTGGTGGTGATGGGCACCATCGTGTTCATCGGCGTAAAATTCGTCAACAAGTTCGCCACCGTTGCTCTCGCCTGTGTCATCTTCTCGATCATTGCCGTCTACGTGGGTCTGTTTCGTAACTTCTATGGAAACGACTCCCTTAA GATGTGTATTCTGGGTAAAAGATTGCTGAAAGACATCAACGTGTTAACGGATTGTAATAAGAATACCAGCGGTGTTTTGCATCAGATCTACTGTGGAAACAGCACCAAATGCGACCCTTACTACCTGGAGAATAATGCGACCATTGTTAATGGTATTCGTGGGCTGGCCAGTGGTGTATTCTTGG AAAACATATGGGACAGTTTTCAAGAGGAAGGACAACTGATTGCTTATGGACAGGATCCAAAGGACATTGACGTGATGTCAGGGAATACCTACAATCAGATCCAGGTTGATCTTACCACCACCTTTACCATTCTTATCGGTATATTCTTCCCTTCCGTCACAG GTATCATGGCCGGCTCTAATAGATCAGGTGACCTGGCAGATGCCCAGAAATCCATCCCAATCGGTACCATCTGCGCTATCTTGACAACTTCAACGGTGTATCTGTCCTGTGTTCTACTGTTCGCTGGTACAGTCGACAATCTCTTGTTGCGAGACAAATTCGGTCAGAGTATCGGTGGGAAACTGGTGGTGGCGAACATGGCATGGCCGAATCAGTGGGTGATCCTGATCGGTTCCTTCCTGTCCACCCTGGGCGCGGGTCTCCAATCGTTAACAGGAGCTCCGCGTTTGCTTCAAGCTATCGCCAAGGACAGTATCATCCCTTTCCTAGCGCCATTTGCTACCAGCTCAAGTCGTGGCGAACCTACGAGGGCTCTGGTATTGACAGTCCTCATCTGTCAGTGCGGTATCCTGCTCGGCAACGTCGACTACCTGGCTCCCTTGTTGTCCATGTTCTTCCTGATGTGCTATGGCTTCGTTAACCTGGCCTGCGCCCTGCAAACTCTCCTCAGGACACCCAACTGGCGACCCAGGTTCAAGTACTACCATTGGAGCCTCTCGTTCCTCGGCCTGTCCCTCTGTATCGCCATCATGTTCATGACCAGTTGGTACTACGCGCTGTTAGCCATGGGGATGGccagctgtatttataaatacatcGAGTACCACGGAGCCGAGAAGGAATGGGGCGACGGTATCCGTGGTCTGGCTCTGTCAGCCGCTCGCTACTCGCTTCTGCGACTGGAAGAGGGTCCACCCCACACAAAGAACTGGAGACCACAAATCATGGTCTTGGCTAAACTGACCGATGACCTAGTGCCCAAGTATCGCAAGCTGTTCGCGTTCGCCAGTCAATTGAAGGCTGGTAAGGGTCTGACGATCGCTGTCAGCTGCATCGAAGGAGACTACATTCAGAACACTGGCAAGACTATAGCCGCGAAGGTGAATCTACGCAAGACGATCGTAGAAGAGAAGGTGAAGGGATTCGTCGACGTACTGGTGGCTAGGGACATCATTGACGGTCTGAGTTCGTTGGTTCAGACCACAGGACTGGGCGGAATGAAACCCAACACGGTGATCCTTGGCTGGCCTTACCGCTGGAAGCAATCGCAAGAAGGACTCGCAACATGGAGACCATTCCTCCAGACTGTCAGAGCAGTTGCAGCCGCTAGGATGGCTCTGTTGGTGCCCAAAGGAATCAACTTCTTCCCGGACTCAACGGAGAAAGTGGTTGGAAACATCGATGTCTGGTGGATCGTACACGACGGTGGTCTTCTGATGCTGTTGCCCTTCCTGCTGAAACAACATCGCACGTGGAAGAACTGCAAGATGAGGATCTTCACAGTAGCCCAAATGGAGGACAATTCTATTCAAATGAAGAAGGATTTGAAGAAGTTCTTGTATGATTTGAGAATCGAGGCTGAGGTGGAGATCGTAGAGATG ATGGATTCCGATATATCCGCCTACACGTACGAACGGACCCTGATGATGGAGCAGAGGAACCAGATGCTAAGGGAGCTGCGGTTGAACAAGAGGGAGACACTTGGAGTG GTGCAGTCATTGGTGGACTTCAACGAGGTACCCGCTGAAGAAAATTTACCTCTG GTGCAGGCGATCGTGGACCATCACCACAACGTGGACGCGAAGATCCCGACCAAGGTGAGATTCCAGGAGCCTGGTAGCCAGAATTCGAACGCGATCGACGAAGCCCAGGAGAAACTGGTGAATGAAAACGAGACAGGTAAAGAGACGGAGGCTGGAGAAGGAAACGAGACCACGGAGGAAACCAAAGAGGGCAACGACGAAGAGACAAAGCTGATCAGCGGCTCCCCGAAACAAGAGAACAAAGAAAACAcggaaaaggaagagaaggagAACGAGGAGAAGAATGCAGAGAACCCAGACGCAAAGAAACCTCCCATTACGCC TGACGAAGGCGACGTGAGACGTATGCACACCTCCGTAAAACTGAACGAAGTGATCGTGAAGAAGAGCAAAAACGCTCAGTTAGTCATTCTCAATCTACCTGGACCACCAAGGGACACTAAAATAGAACGCGAATCAAACT ACATGGAATATCTCGAGGTTCTCACCATGGGATTGGAAAGAGTGCTGATGGTACGAGGATGCGGACGGGAGGTGATCACCATCTACTCGTGA